From a region of the Takifugu flavidus isolate HTHZ2018 chromosome 18, ASM371156v2, whole genome shotgun sequence genome:
- the LOC130515367 gene encoding plexin domain-containing protein 1-like isoform X2 has product MSSDRARISRAVPGRGLTIKTLPDNMTRIVEDSGKYYTWRSFGPEDPRAKELWVDMTDLRRAHVRVHGILSNSYKQAVSVPLSFDFPFYGHYLRQVTIATGGFIFTGDITHHMLTTTQYIAPLMANFDPGYAKDSTVKYLDDGEVFVVQWEQVRLSGKESEGAFTFQAALYKTGTITFGYREMPLSLDVISSAEHSVKVGLSDAFVLMTSEIPETQQMTIYEYHRVELDTTKITSYSAVEFRTLPACLQHHSCDRCLSSNQTSGCSWCHVLQRCSDGMDRHRQEWLDFDCSDQSQNETCEDYVDISSTVTQGMESTTPLLNEVMTDSSSEGDRFGGTGVIAGVAAASVLLLALVLVALYLNHHSTSASPFYLIQRRKNHWPSWRFQKQQPGYSEVEEGHQKDSIVETGTR; this is encoded by the exons ATGTCTTCAGACCGTGCCAGGATAAGCAGGGCAGTCCCAGGTCGAGGATTAACAATCAAGACCCTGCCAGACAACATGACGCGCATAGTG GAGGACTCTGGCAAATATTACACATGGCGTAGCTTTGGCCCAGAAGACCCACGCGCCAAGGAGCTATGGGTGGACATGACTGATTTGCGGCGCGCTCATGTGAGGGTCCACGGCATTCTGTCAAATTCATACAAGCAGGCTGTG AGTGTCCCCCTGTCTTTTGACTTTCCTTTCTATGGACATTACCTGAGGCAGGTTACCATAGCAACGGGAG ggTTCATTTTCACAGGTGACATCACTCACCACATGCTGACGACGACGCAGTACATTGCGCCGCTAATGGCCAATTTTGACCCCGGCTACGCCAAAGATTCCACTGTGAAGTACTTGGACGACG GTGAGGTATTTGTGGTCCAGTGGGAGCAAGTCAGACTCTCAGGAAAGGAGTCCGAGGGTGCGTTCACCTTCCAGGCCGCCCTCTACAAAACAGGGACCATCACATTCGGCTACAGAGAG ATGCCTTTATCATTAGATGTGATCAGTTCTGCTGAGCACTCAGTGAAGGTGGGTCTATCCGACGCCTTCGTGCTCATGACATCTGAAATCCCAG AGACCCAGCAAATGACCATTTATGAGTACCACAGGGTTGAGCTGGACACTACGAAGATCACCAGCTACTCCGCGGTTGAGTTCCGCACGCTGCCAG cCTGTCTTCAGCACCACAGCTGCGACCGCTGCCTCTCCTCCAACCAAacctctggctgcagctggtgcCATGTTCTCCAGAG GTGTTCGGACGGCATGGACCGACACAGGCAAGAATGGCTGGACTTTGACTGCTCTGACCAG AGCCAAAACGAGACCTGTGAGGACTATGTCGACATCAGCTCCACCGTAACGCAGGGGATGGAGAGTACGACGCCTCTGTTAAACG AGGTGATGACAGATTCTTCGTCTGAGGGCGACAGGTTTGGCGGCACGGGAGTGATCGCCGGCGTAGCAGCCGCGTCGGTTTTACTCTTAGCTCTGGTTCTCGTAGCTCTTTACCTCAACCATCATTCCACATCTGCATCCCCATTTTATCTGATTCAG CGACGCAAGAATCATTGGCCTTCGTGGAGGTTTCAGAAACAACAGCCCGGTTACtcagaagtggaggaaggtcaCCAAAAAGACAGTATTGTTGAAACTGGGACTCGCTGA
- the LOC130515367 gene encoding plexin domain-containing protein 1-like isoform X1 codes for MCFSLVVTLLAHVALTGVWAEQQTGTWYGVISQQQNEKQSEGDSHSARSQMSSDRARISRAVPGRGLTIKTLPDNMTRIVEDSGKYYTWRSFGPEDPRAKELWVDMTDLRRAHVRVHGILSNSYKQAVSVPLSFDFPFYGHYLRQVTIATGGFIFTGDITHHMLTTTQYIAPLMANFDPGYAKDSTVKYLDDGEVFVVQWEQVRLSGKESEGAFTFQAALYKTGTITFGYREMPLSLDVISSAEHSVKVGLSDAFVLMTSEIPETQQMTIYEYHRVELDTTKITSYSAVEFRTLPACLQHHSCDRCLSSNQTSGCSWCHVLQRCSDGMDRHRQEWLDFDCSDQSQNETCEDYVDISSTVTQGMESTTPLLNEVMTDSSSEGDRFGGTGVIAGVAAASVLLLALVLVALYLNHHSTSASPFYLIQRRKNHWPSWRFQKQQPGYSEVEEGHQKDSIVETGTR; via the exons ATGTGTTTCAGTTTAGTGGTAACTTTGCTCGCACACGTGGCGCTGACAGGAGTTTGGGCCGAGCAGCAAACAG GCACCTGGTACGGTGTGATCTCGCAGCAGCAGAATGAGAAGCAAAGTGAAGGTGACAGTCATTCTGCCAGATCACAGATGTCTTCAGACCGTGCCAGGATAAGCAGGGCAGTCCCAGGTCGAGGATTAACAATCAAGACCCTGCCAGACAACATGACGCGCATAGTG GAGGACTCTGGCAAATATTACACATGGCGTAGCTTTGGCCCAGAAGACCCACGCGCCAAGGAGCTATGGGTGGACATGACTGATTTGCGGCGCGCTCATGTGAGGGTCCACGGCATTCTGTCAAATTCATACAAGCAGGCTGTG AGTGTCCCCCTGTCTTTTGACTTTCCTTTCTATGGACATTACCTGAGGCAGGTTACCATAGCAACGGGAG ggTTCATTTTCACAGGTGACATCACTCACCACATGCTGACGACGACGCAGTACATTGCGCCGCTAATGGCCAATTTTGACCCCGGCTACGCCAAAGATTCCACTGTGAAGTACTTGGACGACG GTGAGGTATTTGTGGTCCAGTGGGAGCAAGTCAGACTCTCAGGAAAGGAGTCCGAGGGTGCGTTCACCTTCCAGGCCGCCCTCTACAAAACAGGGACCATCACATTCGGCTACAGAGAG ATGCCTTTATCATTAGATGTGATCAGTTCTGCTGAGCACTCAGTGAAGGTGGGTCTATCCGACGCCTTCGTGCTCATGACATCTGAAATCCCAG AGACCCAGCAAATGACCATTTATGAGTACCACAGGGTTGAGCTGGACACTACGAAGATCACCAGCTACTCCGCGGTTGAGTTCCGCACGCTGCCAG cCTGTCTTCAGCACCACAGCTGCGACCGCTGCCTCTCCTCCAACCAAacctctggctgcagctggtgcCATGTTCTCCAGAG GTGTTCGGACGGCATGGACCGACACAGGCAAGAATGGCTGGACTTTGACTGCTCTGACCAG AGCCAAAACGAGACCTGTGAGGACTATGTCGACATCAGCTCCACCGTAACGCAGGGGATGGAGAGTACGACGCCTCTGTTAAACG AGGTGATGACAGATTCTTCGTCTGAGGGCGACAGGTTTGGCGGCACGGGAGTGATCGCCGGCGTAGCAGCCGCGTCGGTTTTACTCTTAGCTCTGGTTCTCGTAGCTCTTTACCTCAACCATCATTCCACATCTGCATCCCCATTTTATCTGATTCAG CGACGCAAGAATCATTGGCCTTCGTGGAGGTTTCAGAAACAACAGCCCGGTTACtcagaagtggaggaaggtcaCCAAAAAGACAGTATTGTTGAAACTGGGACTCGCTGA